One Cupriavidus oxalaticus genomic region harbors:
- a CDS encoding CaiB/BaiF CoA transferase family protein, which yields MSANANAASAATTNNPERPLSGVRILAVENFVAGPFASMWLADAGAEVVKVESRDGGDFARSTTPVKSAADGSVQSLSFLRNNRNKKSVTLDLKHPEGKRIFTQLACEADIVLENLRPGVMDRLGIGYGALREHNPRLIYVAISGFGHEDVMPSPYTDYPAFDIIGQALSGLMYRPERQGDRPTYLGFSMTDLQGGILAAQGALLALYQRERTGLGKKVDISLYDASLVQNEISVAMYSAFHKPAPPGLHAVTAPFGTFRASDGYIVIAVLGDHIWQRFCHVIGMPALLEDARFQDGMARSANSDALNPHIDAWLATRTRAEAVEALREGGVPASAVNDIADVFVCPHVAARQMLMTLQDPAWGAVQVAGNPIKMSDTPEPEAGLPPRLGQHTDSVLGDWLHMNAQQLDALHASEVI from the coding sequence ATGAGTGCCAACGCGAATGCTGCTAGCGCAGCCACCACGAACAACCCTGAGCGACCCCTGAGCGGCGTGCGAATCCTGGCGGTCGAGAATTTTGTTGCCGGGCCTTTTGCCTCGATGTGGCTCGCCGATGCCGGTGCCGAAGTCGTCAAGGTGGAGTCGCGTGACGGCGGGGATTTTGCGCGCAGCACCACTCCGGTGAAGAGCGCCGCGGACGGCTCCGTGCAAAGCTTGTCCTTCCTGCGCAACAACCGGAACAAGAAGAGCGTCACGCTGGACCTCAAGCATCCCGAAGGCAAGCGGATATTCACGCAACTGGCATGCGAAGCGGACATCGTTCTGGAGAACCTCCGGCCCGGCGTGATGGACCGTCTCGGCATTGGCTATGGCGCGCTGCGCGAGCACAACCCGCGCCTCATCTATGTCGCGATCTCCGGTTTCGGGCATGAAGATGTGATGCCGAGCCCGTACACCGACTACCCGGCCTTCGACATCATCGGGCAGGCGCTGAGCGGGCTGATGTACCGGCCCGAGCGCCAGGGAGACCGGCCGACTTACCTCGGCTTCTCGATGACCGACCTGCAGGGCGGCATCCTTGCCGCACAGGGGGCGCTGCTGGCTCTTTATCAGCGCGAACGAACCGGGTTGGGGAAGAAGGTCGACATTTCGCTCTATGACGCCTCTCTGGTGCAGAACGAGATCTCGGTTGCGATGTACTCCGCCTTCCACAAGCCCGCGCCCCCGGGGTTGCATGCCGTGACGGCGCCGTTCGGCACCTTCCGCGCCAGCGACGGGTATATCGTCATCGCCGTGCTGGGGGATCATATCTGGCAGCGCTTCTGCCACGTGATTGGCATGCCTGCCCTGCTGGAGGATGCGCGCTTCCAGGACGGTATGGCCCGCAGTGCCAACAGCGACGCGCTCAACCCGCATATCGACGCATGGCTGGCGACGCGCACGCGCGCCGAGGCTGTCGAAGCACTGCGTGAAGGCGGGGTTCCGGCCTCCGCGGTCAATGACATTGCTGATGTCTTTGTATGCCCGCACGTTGCCGCGCGGCAAATGCTGATGACCCTGCAGGACCCGGCATGGGGCGCCGTCCAGGTCGCGGGCAATCCGATCAAGATGTCGGATACGCCGGAGCCGGAGGCTGGCCTGCCACCCCGGCTGGGTCAGCATACTGATAGCGTGCTGGGCGACTGGCTACATATGAATGCGCAGCAGCTCGACGCACTGCACGCGTCGGAGGTCATCTGA
- a CDS encoding CaiB/BaiF CoA transferase family protein, which translates to MHDLPLDGVVVVELSDSASAPFAGQILAALGADVWKIERPTGDSARGWGPSKWKGSGAAFHAINRGKRFISLDIKDPGELAKLHQLIAERADVFFHNLRPGSAAQYGLDADSLRVTKPELICCEVGAFGHQGPLNTAPGYDPLMQAFAGIMSITGEEGQSPVRAGVSIVDFGTGMWAVIGILAALMRRQKKHVGATVSSSLLETAIAWMSIGVANYNADGEPGSRHGSGVAFIVPHRAYQTADGYLIVSCANDALFGRLCETLDRPEWARDERFATNAGRLRNRALIDGLIGERLAEHPRAYWQERLGAAGLPCAPIQTTEELVHHAQTEALGIIGKPSDEELAVVGLPLSFNGKRPPPLSAAREVGHDNADLECLTTRPKA; encoded by the coding sequence ATGCATGACTTGCCTCTCGACGGTGTGGTCGTGGTCGAGCTGAGCGACAGCGCTTCGGCGCCGTTCGCCGGCCAGATCCTGGCAGCGCTCGGCGCGGACGTCTGGAAGATCGAGCGGCCCACGGGGGATTCGGCGCGCGGCTGGGGACCGAGCAAGTGGAAGGGCAGCGGCGCGGCCTTCCATGCCATCAACCGCGGCAAGCGCTTCATCAGCCTTGACATCAAGGACCCCGGCGAGCTGGCCAAGCTGCACCAATTGATCGCGGAGCGCGCCGACGTTTTCTTCCACAACCTGCGGCCCGGCTCGGCGGCGCAGTACGGGCTCGATGCGGACAGCCTGCGCGTGACCAAGCCGGAGCTGATCTGCTGCGAAGTCGGCGCCTTCGGCCACCAGGGTCCGCTGAACACCGCGCCGGGCTATGACCCGCTGATGCAAGCGTTCGCAGGGATCATGAGCATCACCGGCGAGGAGGGGCAGTCGCCGGTGCGTGCCGGGGTGTCCATTGTCGACTTTGGCACGGGTATGTGGGCCGTGATCGGCATCCTGGCGGCGCTGATGCGCCGGCAGAAGAAGCACGTCGGCGCGACCGTCAGCAGCTCGCTGCTGGAAACCGCGATTGCCTGGATGTCGATCGGCGTGGCCAACTACAACGCGGACGGCGAACCAGGCTCGCGCCATGGGTCCGGCGTCGCCTTCATCGTGCCGCATCGCGCCTACCAGACAGCCGACGGCTACCTGATTGTCAGCTGTGCCAACGATGCGCTGTTCGGTCGGCTTTGCGAGACGCTGGACCGGCCAGAATGGGCGCGTGACGAGCGCTTTGCCACCAATGCGGGGCGCCTGCGTAACCGCGCCCTGATCGATGGACTCATCGGCGAGCGCCTGGCCGAGCATCCGCGCGCCTACTGGCAAGAGCGGCTGGGCGCCGCCGGGCTGCCGTGCGCCCCGATCCAGACGACCGAGGAACTGGTGCATCACGCGCAGACGGAGGCGCTGGGCATCATCGGCAAGCCGTCAGACGAAGAGCTCGCTGTCGTCGGCTTGCCACTGTCGTTCAACGGCAAGCGTCCGCCGCCATTGTCGGCGGCGCGGGAAGTCGGCCACGACAACGCGGACCTTGAGTGCCTGACCACGCGCCCAAAGGCTTGA
- a CDS encoding RNA polymerase sigma factor — MPNDRIDLRPPPMADPRPDADLVASARAGSADAFAVIMRLNNRLLFRAARGVVADDAEAQDIVQETYLRAFTSLDTFRGDAALSTWLVRIAINTALSARRTRGRFVSMEQSEEDGGDSWQETLMAMRSADRERPDAMAERGQMRDILQAAIERLPAMYRSVFMLRAVEDMSVDEAAFCLGVSGDVVKTRFLRARMMLRAILAEQAAPYLHGTFQFAGSRCDAVVSHVLAQLDVRGLLTPH; from the coding sequence ATGCCAAATGACCGGATCGACCTGCGTCCCCCGCCGATGGCCGATCCCCGGCCCGATGCCGACCTGGTGGCCAGTGCGCGGGCGGGGAGCGCCGACGCGTTCGCGGTCATCATGCGCCTCAACAATCGCCTTCTGTTCCGTGCGGCGCGCGGCGTGGTAGCGGACGACGCCGAAGCCCAGGACATCGTCCAGGAGACCTATCTGCGGGCGTTCACCAGCTTGGACACGTTCCGGGGCGATGCCGCCCTGAGCACCTGGCTGGTGCGCATCGCCATCAACACGGCGTTGAGCGCACGGCGCACCAGGGGGCGGTTCGTGTCGATGGAACAGAGTGAGGAGGACGGAGGGGATTCCTGGCAGGAGACACTGATGGCAATGCGCAGTGCAGACAGGGAACGGCCCGACGCGATGGCAGAACGCGGCCAGATGCGCGACATCCTGCAAGCCGCGATCGAGCGGCTGCCAGCGATGTACCGCAGTGTATTCATGCTGCGCGCGGTCGAGGACATGAGCGTTGACGAAGCGGCATTCTGCCTTGGCGTGAGCGGCGACGTGGTCAAGACCCGCTTCCTGCGCGCGCGCATGATGCTGCGCGCCATCCTTGCCGAGCAGGCGGCGCCCTACCTGCACGGGACCTTCCAGTTCGCAGGGTCTCGCTGCGATGCCGTGGTCAGCCACGTGCTTGCGCAACTCGACGTGCGCGGACTGCTCACGCCGCATTGA
- a CDS encoding c-type cytochrome, producing the protein MKPHPSRPAPRAAATATGRPIQPMRGACRYRRLLAVLATGAAVTAITACGGSSDDSAPANNDAARQAALVEQGKQIFRFDTFGDEAHWTDTLKMHEVISTMVDPVTALSVGLKVDVEALPAAVADGIANGTVDLNSPATTVALLKLNAVVGVQGTVQTVNGVDKLVRVGITCALCHSTVDNSFAPGIGKRLDGWPNRDLNPGAIIALSPAVDAATKVVLNAWGAGKFDPRNNVDGLSKPVVIPPAYGLDGIHRITVTGDGEEIAYWNRYVAVVEMGGLGTFTEPRLNLSITHGTEDLVTSKLPALQAYQLSLKAPAPSAGSFDAVAAQRGRLVFEGAGRCATCHSGTLFTDANARLHPPSDSMAEPESPSYASRSASKQYRTSPLRGVWQHPPYFHDGSAATLEDVAQTYNTRQGLGLTAEQIADLAEYLKSL; encoded by the coding sequence ATGAAGCCGCATCCGTCCAGACCCGCGCCTCGCGCGGCGGCAACGGCGACCGGGCGCCCGATTCAACCGATGCGCGGGGCGTGCCGATACCGGCGACTGCTGGCCGTCCTGGCAACAGGCGCCGCGGTCACTGCAATCACCGCGTGCGGCGGCTCCTCCGACGATTCCGCCCCGGCCAATAATGACGCGGCGCGGCAGGCGGCACTCGTCGAGCAGGGCAAGCAGATTTTCCGCTTCGATACGTTCGGCGATGAAGCGCATTGGACCGATACGCTGAAGATGCATGAGGTCATCAGCACCATGGTCGACCCCGTGACCGCGCTGTCCGTCGGGTTGAAGGTGGATGTCGAAGCCTTGCCGGCAGCGGTCGCCGACGGCATCGCCAACGGCACGGTCGACCTGAACAGCCCGGCCACCACGGTGGCGCTGCTGAAGCTGAACGCGGTCGTCGGCGTCCAGGGTACGGTGCAAACGGTGAATGGGGTCGACAAGCTGGTTCGCGTCGGCATTACCTGCGCGCTGTGCCATTCGACCGTCGACAATTCGTTCGCACCGGGCATCGGCAAGCGCCTGGACGGATGGCCCAATCGCGACCTCAATCCGGGCGCCATCATCGCGTTGTCGCCTGCCGTCGATGCTGCCACCAAAGTCGTGCTCAATGCCTGGGGCGCAGGCAAGTTTGATCCGAGGAACAATGTCGACGGACTCAGCAAGCCCGTGGTGATTCCGCCCGCCTACGGCCTGGACGGCATCCATCGCATTACCGTCACCGGCGACGGCGAAGAGATCGCTTACTGGAACCGCTATGTGGCCGTGGTCGAAATGGGCGGCCTCGGCACCTTCACCGAGCCCCGGCTGAATCTGTCGATCACGCATGGCACGGAAGATCTCGTCACCAGCAAGCTGCCGGCCCTGCAAGCCTACCAGCTGTCCCTGAAAGCACCGGCGCCGTCCGCTGGCAGCTTCGACGCCGTGGCGGCCCAGCGAGGCAGGCTGGTGTTCGAAGGCGCCGGCCGCTGCGCCACCTGCCATAGCGGCACACTGTTTACCGACGCCAATGCGCGCCTGCATCCGCCGAGCGACTCGATGGCCGAACCGGAATCGCCCAGCTATGCCTCACGTTCGGCAAGCAAGCAGTATCGAACCAGTCCGCTCAGGGGTGTGTGGCAGCATCCGCCCTACTTCCACGACGGGTCAGCTGCAACGCTGGAGGACGTTGCGCAGACCTATAACACCAGGCAAGGGCTGGGATTGACCGCTGAGCAGATTGCGGATCTGGCGGAGTACCTGAAGTCGTTGTAG